A section of the Mesorhizobium loti genome encodes:
- a CDS encoding thiamine pyrophosphate-dependent dehydrogenase E1 component subunit alpha, producing MATASKAVADSRANLPFVYRQYSAEQLKQVLYKMYLIRRFEEGAEESYMRGLIHGTMHLSIGQEASAMGICMPLGEDDQITSTHRGHGHCIAKGAEVKRMFAEFFGKTTGYCKGRGGSMHIADVAKGNLGANGIVGGGIPIAVGAALSSKMMKTGKVVVSFFGDGANNEGAFHEALNMAAVWKLPVIFVCENNGYGMSTSTARSTAVKNIADRAAAYSMPGVIVNGNIFSEVAEASYKAIERARAGEGPTLIESKTYRHRGHSKSDRNRYRTKEEIEDWMSNRDPITLFENELREFGFIDDKGIEAIRDAVAQEIADGIEFAKASPSPDVSETGNYVYTEQA from the coding sequence ATGGCCACAGCCAGCAAAGCCGTCGCGGACAGCCGCGCCAACCTGCCTTTCGTCTATCGCCAGTACAGCGCCGAGCAGCTCAAGCAGGTGCTCTACAAGATGTACCTCATCCGCCGCTTCGAAGAGGGCGCGGAGGAAAGCTACATGCGCGGCCTGATCCACGGCACCATGCATCTGTCGATCGGCCAGGAAGCCAGTGCCATGGGCATCTGCATGCCGCTTGGCGAGGATGACCAGATCACCTCGACGCATCGCGGCCATGGCCACTGCATCGCCAAGGGTGCGGAGGTGAAGCGCATGTTCGCCGAGTTCTTCGGCAAAACCACCGGCTACTGCAAGGGCCGTGGCGGTTCGATGCACATCGCCGATGTCGCCAAGGGCAATCTCGGTGCCAACGGCATCGTCGGCGGCGGCATTCCGATCGCGGTCGGTGCCGCGCTCTCCTCCAAGATGATGAAGACCGGCAAGGTCGTCGTCTCCTTCTTCGGCGACGGCGCCAACAATGAGGGCGCCTTCCACGAAGCGCTGAACATGGCGGCCGTCTGGAAGCTGCCTGTCATCTTCGTCTGCGAGAACAACGGCTACGGCATGTCGACATCGACGGCCCGTTCGACCGCGGTGAAGAACATCGCCGATCGTGCCGCCGCCTATTCGATGCCCGGCGTCATCGTCAACGGCAACATCTTCTCCGAAGTCGCCGAGGCTTCGTACAAGGCCATCGAGCGGGCGCGCGCGGGTGAGGGGCCGACGCTCATCGAATCCAAGACCTACCGCCATCGCGGCCATTCCAAGAGCGACCGCAATCGCTATCGCACCAAGGAAGAGATCGAGGACTGGATGTCGAACCGCGACCCGATCACGCTGTTCGAGAACGAACTGCGGGAATTCGGCTTCATCGACGACAAGGGCATCGAGGCCATTCGCGACGCAGTGGCGCAGGAGATTGCCGACGGCATCGAGTTCGCCAAGGCGAGC